Proteins encoded within one genomic window of Candidatus Methylacidiphilales bacterium:
- a CDS encoding glycosyltransferase N-terminal domain-containing protein, with the protein MTCALKKYFILTLYEGVQLLSIPMLVFSWLYRSFGRTYPYSHKMLERFGSGISFSENKKLIWIHSVSVGESKIAHGVHESIQKYFPAYAIHLSCTTPTARALHDQFSSNTLNTSVSYLPIDEYCISYQTFKRANPKLYLSVESELWINHFSNLRNLDIPVILINARMSATSFKRWKKFSSLFSMIANQITLICCRGEQDYLYFSMLGMHESKLKITGNLKYDTYEASKVQISKEIAKIQQTRMPWLGASTHDGEELILAQTHVELLKKYPNALLLLAPRHPHRSEAIKQCLERLGLSVCVRSRGENLDSSHAVYLCDTLGELGMWYRISRFAFIGGSMPPHGGGGHNPIEAVIERCPVITGNQIWNFQEEYDLLAKARGCHIVNSPSQLTFAVLSYSASESNLENINHHAFNIVMQQRGSIDKMCHAIAPWLPLK; encoded by the coding sequence ATGACATGCGCGTTAAAAAAATATTTTATTTTAACGCTGTATGAGGGTGTTCAATTGTTGAGTATCCCGATGCTAGTCTTTAGTTGGCTCTATCGCTCATTTGGAAGAACATACCCCTACTCACATAAAATGCTAGAACGATTCGGTTCTGGCATTTCGTTTTCAGAAAATAAAAAGTTGATTTGGATACATAGCGTTTCTGTGGGAGAATCAAAAATTGCCCATGGGGTACATGAATCCATCCAAAAATATTTTCCCGCCTATGCCATACATTTGTCCTGCACAACCCCCACGGCACGAGCGCTCCATGATCAGTTTTCTAGCAATACCCTTAATACTTCTGTCAGTTATTTACCAATTGATGAGTATTGCATTTCGTATCAAACTTTTAAGAGAGCAAATCCTAAATTATATCTTAGTGTCGAATCTGAGCTCTGGATAAATCATTTTTCTAATTTACGAAATTTAGACATTCCTGTTATTTTAATCAACGCAAGAATGAGTGCTACAAGCTTTAAACGATGGAAAAAATTCTCAAGCCTTTTTAGCATGATCGCTAATCAAATTACATTAATATGCTGTAGAGGTGAACAGGATTATTTGTATTTTTCCATGCTCGGTATGCATGAGTCTAAATTAAAAATTACAGGAAATCTTAAGTATGACACCTATGAAGCCTCAAAAGTTCAAATTTCCAAAGAAATTGCGAAGATACAACAAACAAGAATGCCTTGGCTCGGTGCCAGCACCCATGATGGTGAGGAGTTAATTCTCGCACAAACCCACGTAGAGCTTTTAAAAAAATACCCGAATGCCTTGTTACTTCTTGCCCCACGACACCCTCATAGAAGTGAAGCAATAAAACAATGCCTTGAACGATTGGGACTTTCAGTCTGTGTTCGAAGTCGTGGTGAAAATTTAGATAGCTCACATGCAGTATACCTTTGCGATACTTTGGGAGAGTTAGGGATGTGGTATCGAATCTCAAGATTTGCGTTTATAGGTGGAAGTATGCCTCCTCATGGTGGGGGTGGACATAATCCAATTGAAGCAGTGATTGAGCGTTGCCCTGTCATAACGGGAAATCAGATATGGAATTTTCAAGAAGAGTACGACTTACTTGCGAAAGCCCGAGGATGTCATATCGTGAATTCTCCTAGTCAATTGACATTTGCTGTGCTATCCTACAGTGCTTCGGAAAGTAACTTGGAAAATATTAACCACCATGCTTTCAATATAGTAATGCAACAACGGGGAAGTATTGATAAAATGTGTCATGCGATTGCACCATGGCTTCCTCTAAAGTAA
- a CDS encoding bifunctional heptose 7-phosphate kinase/heptose 1-phosphate adenyltransferase produces the protein MSCDCTMASSKVINPSVDKISQTKILVIGDVMLDVTHVGHVQRISPEAPVPVLELHQVKKYLGGAGNVAKNLASLGASVTLIGSVGRDQPGKNIISLCAQSSIQFIPIFHHGPTTVKERFTTTQQLLRVDREEKISVQEHQLVSAIQSTIAKVDAVIISDYGKGVCDNLKAVIALARKKSIPIFADPKGNSFKKYYGASYLTPNLKEFETVYGPSSNEQGLLTKAKKTVLQLSIQGVVITRSEKGVTVCTKNNNFSIPANAKEVFDVSGAGDTFIAFFALCLTIGYPLSDSIAIANSAAGMVVGKRGVVSLSMAEALPLFFTGQSNKTITLEQARMLAKCFKQLGKKIGFTNGCFDLLHSGHVFSLQYAKKHSDVLFVGINDDGSIRMNKGPTRPILTLQDRIPVIASLSVVDFVIPFSDRTPLKIINAIKPDILFKGSDYTEANVVGASQVRRWGGQVSIVPLQKGKSTSEIVKKIISIH, from the coding sequence GTGTCATGCGATTGCACCATGGCTTCCTCTAAAGTAATAAACCCATCTGTTGATAAAATTTCCCAGACAAAGATTTTAGTCATTGGGGATGTTATGTTAGATGTGACTCATGTGGGGCATGTGCAGCGAATTTCTCCTGAAGCACCTGTTCCGGTATTAGAACTTCATCAGGTTAAAAAATATCTTGGTGGAGCGGGAAATGTTGCAAAAAATTTGGCTTCACTTGGTGCCTCCGTTACTCTGATTGGAAGTGTTGGACGCGATCAACCGGGTAAAAATATAATTTCATTGTGCGCGCAAAGTTCAATACAATTCATTCCAATCTTTCACCATGGACCAACAACTGTTAAAGAACGATTTACCACAACTCAACAATTACTTCGTGTAGATAGAGAGGAGAAAATTTCAGTTCAAGAACACCAGTTGGTTTCTGCGATACAATCTACTATTGCAAAAGTTGACGCTGTTATTATTTCTGATTACGGAAAAGGCGTTTGTGATAATCTTAAGGCTGTTATTGCCTTGGCCAGAAAAAAAAGCATCCCCATTTTTGCTGATCCTAAAGGCAATTCATTTAAGAAATACTATGGAGCTAGTTATTTAACTCCTAATCTTAAAGAATTTGAAACTGTTTATGGTCCAAGTAGCAACGAACAAGGCTTGCTTACAAAAGCAAAAAAAACAGTGCTTCAATTATCAATACAAGGCGTAGTAATTACGCGAAGTGAAAAAGGTGTTACCGTATGTACAAAAAATAACAATTTTTCTATCCCAGCAAACGCAAAAGAAGTGTTTGATGTTTCTGGCGCAGGGGATACTTTTATTGCGTTTTTTGCACTCTGCCTTACCATAGGCTATCCACTTTCTGACTCCATCGCTATAGCAAACTCGGCTGCAGGTATGGTGGTAGGTAAGCGGGGGGTAGTTTCTCTCAGCATGGCAGAGGCACTTCCTTTGTTTTTTACCGGTCAATCAAACAAAACCATTACCCTTGAACAGGCCCGAATGCTTGCAAAATGCTTTAAGCAGCTAGGTAAAAAAATTGGATTTACCAATGGTTGTTTTGATTTATTACATAGTGGGCATGTCTTCTCATTGCAATATGCTAAAAAACATTCAGATGTGTTATTTGTTGGTATTAATGACGATGGTTCTATTCGCATGAATAAAGGCCCCACAAGACCGATTTTGACATTGCAAGATAGAATCCCAGTCATTGCTTCGCTTTCAGTTGTTGATTTTGTTATTCCATTTTCTGATCGAACCCCACTGAAGATAATAAATGCAATTAAACCAGATATATTGTTTAAGGGATCGGATTACACCGAAGCAAATGTGGTTGGTGCATCACAAGTTCGTCGTTGGGGCGGCCAAGTTTCTATAGTTCCTTTGCAAAAAGGTAAATCTACTAGTGAGATAGTGAAAAAAATTATTTCAATTCATTAA
- a CDS encoding DUF2817 domain-containing protein has translation MFSHTYLQARNKFLSLAKKHNAEITTYPHPLRGAENETLATDVAILGKGPCAIMTVSATHGVEGFYGSAVQSMLMQDPHFKNQTIRFIHVHAINPWGFSHIRRYNENNIDINRNFWDTPPLTFNKPYAKVHPWMCLKNLTRAELDRAAKVKNKLEKRYSIDQLKVALFGGQTTHPEGLQFAGYGHSWSRLCFENILTSTLEGVTSLLYCDLHTGLGPSGYPDILSTYEPGSKKQKLMIKLFGPIANLDDKNLATGQRVTNETNSAVDSYCALKRSMSCITLALECGTVSVEEMLEALRIEHAAWFGSCSKKQFLHAKNKLKNAFYPNTSIWKKQALTLSKERFELFCKIVKTL, from the coding sequence ATGTTTTCTCATACCTATTTACAAGCGAGGAATAAATTTTTATCACTTGCCAAAAAACATAACGCAGAAATCACAACCTATCCTCATCCTTTGCGTGGCGCAGAAAACGAAACGCTTGCAACTGATGTTGCAATATTGGGAAAAGGACCTTGTGCAATCATGACGGTAAGTGCCACGCACGGAGTGGAAGGATTTTATGGCAGCGCGGTGCAATCTATGCTCATGCAAGATCCACATTTCAAAAATCAAACAATAAGATTCATTCATGTTCATGCCATCAATCCTTGGGGTTTTTCGCATATACGAAGGTACAATGAAAATAACATAGATATTAATAGAAATTTTTGGGATACACCTCCACTGACATTTAATAAGCCTTATGCAAAAGTACACCCATGGATGTGTCTCAAAAATCTTACCCGAGCAGAGTTAGATCGTGCAGCTAAAGTAAAAAATAAATTAGAAAAACGCTACTCCATTGACCAGCTCAAAGTAGCTTTATTTGGAGGTCAAACTACCCATCCCGAAGGATTGCAATTTGCTGGATATGGGCATAGTTGGTCGAGATTATGTTTTGAAAATATACTTACTAGCACATTAGAAGGTGTAACATCTTTACTGTATTGTGATTTACATACTGGACTTGGCCCATCTGGATACCCTGATATATTGTCTACCTATGAGCCGGGAAGTAAAAAACAAAAACTCATGATTAAACTTTTTGGCCCAATTGCTAATTTAGATGATAAAAATCTTGCTACTGGACAACGAGTCACCAATGAAACTAATAGCGCGGTTGATTCATACTGTGCCTTAAAACGATCAATGTCATGCATTACCCTAGCATTAGAATGTGGTACGGTTTCAGTTGAAGAGATGTTAGAAGCTTTACGCATTGAACATGCGGCTTGGTTTGGGTCTTGCTCAAAAAAACAATTTCTCCATGCTAAAAATAAACTAAAAAACGCTTTTTACCCTAATACTTCAATTTGGAAAAAGCAAGCTTTGACATTGAGCAAAGAACGATTTGAATTATTTTGTAAGATTGTTAAAACTCTTTAA
- a CDS encoding lysophospholipid acyltransferase family protein, giving the protein MNISFLIIFASLVRTLPDFFLLPILRIIRTLLISLHTIRPIKFISQIQKNISIFFSNKSSIQQRELLCNNVLHSLYTIPECMDAWKKRKETANNASLTGTELLKKSVERGKGTIVVAFHTANLEIGFYILNSLYPSYCTYQINNNRTIADAQYSYRKGYALGAIQSHQLKTIISLLKQNQICWIAPDQGKHTKHGIVSASFFNISIPTLTIVSRLATFTKSTVLIMLCGRNNQCMRKHEVSFHWYGTGDTISHNLLDEANRLNTFLEMQVNAYPDQYLWSYRIVK; this is encoded by the coding sequence ATGAATATATCTTTTCTAATAATCTTTGCAAGTCTAGTAAGAACATTACCAGACTTTTTTTTATTACCCATACTTAGAATTATTAGAACTTTATTGATTAGCCTACATACCATTAGACCAATCAAATTTATTTCGCAGATTCAAAAGAATATATCTATATTTTTCTCAAATAAGTCATCAATACAACAAAGAGAATTACTTTGTAATAATGTACTACATTCGCTGTACACCATACCAGAATGTATGGATGCTTGGAAAAAAAGAAAGGAAACCGCAAACAACGCTTCGCTGACCGGAACTGAGTTGCTTAAGAAAAGTGTGGAAAGAGGTAAAGGTACAATCGTAGTTGCGTTTCATACCGCAAATTTAGAGATTGGTTTTTATATACTGAACTCACTGTATCCAAGCTACTGCACATATCAAATTAACAACAACCGAACTATCGCAGACGCTCAATATTCCTATAGAAAAGGATATGCACTAGGTGCAATTCAGTCTCACCAACTTAAAACGATAATTTCACTATTAAAACAAAATCAAATCTGCTGGATAGCACCAGATCAAGGTAAACACACCAAACATGGAATAGTTTCCGCTTCTTTTTTTAATATTTCGATACCTACTTTAACCATCGTCTCGCGATTAGCTACTTTTACCAAATCCACGGTACTAATTATGCTATGCGGTAGAAACAATCAATGTATGCGAAAACACGAAGTTTCTTTTCATTGGTATGGGACTGGAGATACTATCTCACATAATCTACTTGACGAAGCAAATAGATTAAATACATTTTTAGAGATGCAAGTTAATGCTTACCCCGATCAGTATCTTTGGTCATATCGGATTGTAAAATAG
- a CDS encoding UDP-glucose/GDP-mannose dehydrogenase family protein encodes MKLAIFGSGYVGLVSAVCFSEVGHSVFLIDIDSKKIASITKGTVPFYEPRLDELLLKNIKKQSLQATTDPSCITQCDIIFIAVGTPKKSIDGSTDLSEVLSVYNSIAPHIHSETIIVHKSTVPVGTAHAMKKHLLKLLAEQKRSINFTIVSNPEFLKEGNAVSDFMSPDRIIIGTDDEQSAKRLSEVYEHFNHRTPRVLYMDVVSAECTKYASNAFLATKISFMNELASLAEQCGANIDSIRKGLGSDSRIGPHALYAGCGYGGSCFPKDIDSLIQYAEQLHISLSILKAVKAVNTKQQQILLKKIKKIFGESLQNRHFLIWGLAFKPETDDVREASAVYFIQGVIQHGATVTVYDPVATETAREKLIELDVPINSIHFSNHAYPSGPFDALVIATEWKEFLVPKWDLLRTMIPSRTLLDGRNMYKPELVNQELFKYYSIGRPQPQP; translated from the coding sequence ATGAAATTGGCAATATTTGGTAGTGGATATGTTGGATTGGTCTCCGCAGTGTGTTTTAGCGAAGTAGGTCATAGTGTCTTTTTGATAGATATTGACAGTAAAAAGATCGCTTCAATTACTAAGGGCACGGTACCTTTTTATGAGCCACGATTAGATGAATTGCTATTAAAAAATATTAAAAAACAAAGTTTGCAAGCCACTACAGATCCTTCATGTATCACGCAGTGTGATATTATTTTCATTGCAGTAGGCACGCCAAAAAAATCAATTGATGGATCTACCGATCTCAGTGAGGTGCTGTCCGTGTATAATTCAATCGCACCACACATACATTCTGAAACTATTATCGTGCATAAATCTACGGTGCCAGTAGGCACTGCGCATGCTATGAAGAAGCACCTTTTGAAGTTACTTGCAGAGCAGAAGCGAAGCATTAATTTTACAATAGTCTCAAACCCTGAGTTTTTAAAAGAAGGTAATGCGGTGAGTGATTTTATGAGTCCTGACAGGATTATAATTGGAACGGATGATGAGCAGTCTGCAAAACGATTATCGGAAGTATATGAGCATTTTAATCATAGAACTCCTCGGGTACTCTATATGGATGTGGTATCGGCAGAATGTACTAAATACGCATCAAATGCATTTTTAGCTACCAAAATAAGTTTTATGAACGAACTAGCCAGTCTTGCTGAGCAATGTGGAGCAAATATTGACTCTATTAGAAAAGGTCTCGGTTCTGATTCAAGAATAGGTCCGCATGCTCTGTATGCTGGTTGTGGTTATGGTGGCTCATGTTTTCCTAAGGATATAGATTCTTTGATTCAATATGCCGAACAGCTACATATCTCCTTAAGTATTCTTAAAGCAGTAAAAGCTGTAAACACAAAACAACAGCAAATACTTCTAAAGAAAATAAAGAAAATATTTGGAGAGTCGTTGCAGAACCGGCATTTTTTAATATGGGGGCTTGCCTTCAAGCCAGAAACTGATGATGTTCGAGAAGCTTCAGCGGTTTATTTTATTCAAGGGGTAATTCAACATGGGGCAACTGTTACCGTGTATGATCCTGTGGCAACTGAAACTGCTAGAGAAAAACTTATTGAATTAGATGTCCCTATCAATTCAATACATTTTTCTAACCACGCCTATCCATCAGGTCCTTTTGATGCATTGGTCATTGCTACTGAGTGGAAAGAGTTTTTAGTACCCAAGTGGGATCTGCTCCGAACCATGATTCCTAGTCGGACATTACTTGACGGTAGAAATATGTATAAACCAGAACTTGTTAATCAAGAATTATTTAAATACTACAGTATTGGTAGGCCTCAGCCTCAGCCCTAG
- a CDS encoding TolC family protein, producing the protein MKQTLSVFLMSSLLLCNIHAENFIEIIDSATLNDPSFKISNLQTNLESAKIDTSWSFSHPSINITGTRKQSTNLSNSIGGFSQNTKESNIQNSYELTIKQPIYNQAIVAFSEESEYLRKTIEHKKTTQYQEFLLRISKLYFDTAYSQDVYESALSQKQSLQTQLALAEKQFEVGAVSNTVLQQIKAAYDNAEVGLLTAGQQLQQQYDSLESVTGKKFAKLKSISPSIPLEIPPPISQQEWIDLALAQNPNLLSAINYQVSTAYAVRRTEAEYVPALDLSVRYGVNTTKFNEYTSPFASFVNPNKKNTNYSVDLTLTIPLYNAPLLGQIQESVLQREIASEQARSTTIQIELQTKNIYQGLISTIRQVKALEQSYKSFKVAEEAIRAGFSVGIQSTSDLVQAIANSENAKRDLALVRYTYIYNLLSLHAIAGKLNYQTLRNYSIYFN; encoded by the coding sequence ATGAAACAAACATTATCAGTCTTTTTAATGAGCTCACTACTACTATGCAACATCCACGCAGAAAATTTTATTGAAATCATAGATTCCGCAACCTTAAACGATCCAAGCTTTAAAATTAGCAACCTTCAAACAAATTTAGAAAGTGCAAAAATAGACACTTCGTGGAGTTTTAGCCATCCATCAATTAACATCACTGGAACCAGAAAACAATCCACCAATCTTTCAAATTCTATTGGTGGATTTTCACAAAACACTAAAGAATCAAATATTCAAAATAGTTATGAACTTACCATCAAACAACCAATCTATAACCAAGCTATCGTTGCATTCAGCGAAGAATCAGAGTACCTTCGAAAAACTATTGAACATAAAAAAACTACGCAGTATCAAGAATTTCTATTAAGGATTTCCAAACTATACTTTGATACCGCTTACTCTCAAGATGTCTACGAATCTGCTCTTTCTCAAAAACAATCATTACAAACCCAACTCGCACTTGCTGAGAAACAATTTGAAGTAGGTGCTGTTTCTAACACCGTATTACAGCAAATCAAAGCAGCATACGATAACGCCGAAGTTGGCTTACTTACTGCAGGGCAACAATTACAACAACAGTATGACTCGTTAGAGAGTGTTACAGGGAAAAAATTCGCCAAGCTAAAATCCATCTCACCCAGCATTCCGTTAGAAATCCCTCCGCCAATATCTCAACAAGAGTGGATTGATTTGGCGCTTGCCCAAAATCCCAATCTCTTGAGTGCTATAAATTACCAAGTTTCTACCGCATATGCTGTGCGTAGAACTGAGGCCGAATATGTCCCAGCGTTAGATTTGAGTGTTCGTTATGGAGTAAACACTACAAAATTCAATGAATACACCTCACCATTTGCAAGTTTTGTTAATCCAAATAAAAAAAATACTAACTATTCTGTAGATTTAACACTCACCATACCGCTCTACAATGCCCCACTGTTAGGTCAAATACAAGAATCAGTTCTCCAAAGAGAGATTGCTTCAGAGCAAGCGCGATCAACCACCATACAGATTGAACTTCAAACTAAAAACATTTACCAAGGCCTCATAAGCACTATCAGACAAGTAAAGGCACTGGAACAATCCTACAAATCATTTAAAGTTGCCGAAGAGGCGATACGAGCTGGTTTTTCAGTCGGTATTCAGTCTACGAGCGACTTAGTCCAAGCTATTGCAAACAGCGAAAATGCTAAAAGAGATCTGGCGCTTGTTCGATATACATATATTTATAATCTTTTATCATTGCACGCAATTGCGGGTAAGCTCAATTATCAAACCTTGCGCAACTATTCAATTTATTTTAACTAG
- a CDS encoding rhodanese-like domain-containing protein yields MTKQNTYTISVTELQKLLQTNKQIVLLDVRHAWEREECCIPNDTHIPLAELESKSASMLKDIPIIVYCHHGMRSKQAVAVLLDLGFQQVSSLDGGIHEWSNKIDPSIGQY; encoded by the coding sequence ATGACTAAACAAAACACATACACTATTTCAGTTACTGAATTACAAAAATTACTACAAACTAACAAACAGATAGTGCTACTTGATGTGAGGCATGCTTGGGAGCGCGAAGAGTGTTGTATTCCCAATGATACTCATATACCGCTGGCTGAATTAGAATCTAAATCAGCGTCAATGCTCAAAGATATTCCAATTATCGTCTATTGCCACCATGGCATGAGAAGTAAACAAGCAGTCGCAGTACTCCTTGATCTCGGTTTCCAGCAAGTTTCTAGTTTAGATGGTGGAATTCATGAATGGTCTAATAAAATTGATCCGTCGATTGGGCAGTATTAA
- a CDS encoding methyltransferase domain-containing protein, whose translation MGISGNLEARQIMVQQQIRAVSVLDKKILAAIGDIPRELFFDNQLSSVVYADAFLPLPLNEKSLPPSLVGRMLQALGCQLNDSVLVIGFGSGYLTACLSKLCAKVVAIDLHHIMKERASLALEKLAITNVTLLHADASDIYETIPNTIFDGAVICGAINKKSIKHFLPLIRLGGTIVLIEGDPEQPIQSLKKLTVTEAGINVIETFLCNTRVDFLKMRKAN comes from the coding sequence ATGGGCATTAGCGGTAATTTAGAAGCTAGGCAAATTATGGTGCAACAACAGATTCGAGCTGTAAGCGTACTTGATAAGAAAATCCTTGCTGCAATTGGAGATATTCCTCGAGAACTTTTTTTCGATAACCAGTTATCGTCAGTAGTTTATGCGGATGCATTTTTACCGCTACCGCTCAACGAAAAAAGCCTCCCCCCTTCATTAGTAGGTAGAATGCTTCAAGCATTAGGTTGTCAATTAAATGATTCTGTTTTAGTGATTGGTTTTGGTAGTGGTTACCTCACAGCATGTTTATCTAAACTTTGCGCGAAGGTAGTGGCAATTGATTTACACCATATAATGAAGGAACGCGCAAGTTTGGCATTAGAAAAATTAGCTATTACCAATGTAACATTACTACACGCAGATGCAAGTGATATCTATGAAACAATTCCCAACACTATTTTTGATGGCGCGGTGATTTGTGGTGCCATAAATAAAAAATCGATAAAACACTTCTTGCCCTTAATCAGGCTAGGTGGAACTATTGTGCTCATTGAAGGCGATCCCGAACAACCAATTCAGTCGTTGAAAAAATTAACTGTGACCGAAGCAGGAATTAATGTGATTGAAACTTTTTTATGTAATACCAGAGTTGATTTTTTAAAAATGAGAAAGGCAAATTAA
- the thiC gene encoding phosphomethylpyrimidine synthase ThiC: MKSQNDTLHTSTIAIQKYPQSKKSYLEGSLFPITVGTRTVSQTENNPEIPLYDTSGPYTDLNYSVSLERGLPPLRKPWIDRRRSQYPNHPITQIAYAKKGIITEEMEYVSIRETMKLESLKEKKEYQALLRSHPGFQYHSKLKQITPEMVRDEIAIGRAIIPANYKHPEIEPMIIGTNFKVKINCNIGNSALGSTINEEVEKMLWSIYWGADTLMDLSTGKDIHLTREWILRNSPVPVGTVPIYQALEKVGGHPKDLSWDIFKEVLIEQAEQGVDYFTLHAGVLLRYIPLTVERMTGIVSRGGSIMAQWCLSHHEENFIYTHFNEICEIMRAYDVTFSLGDGLRPGSIADANDEAQFAELRTLGELTKIAWENDCQVMVEGPGHVPLQKIEENVTKQVLQCHGAPFYTLGPLVTDIAPAYDHITSAIGAANIGWYGTAMLCYVTPKEHLGLPNKQDVRDGIIAYKIAAHASDLAKGFPFAQLRDNALSKARFEFRWEDQYNLSLDPLRAKEFHDQTLPKKAHATAHFCSMCGPKFCSMKLSQDVQAEFKKKADEFKKLKTNSVYIVS, encoded by the coding sequence ATGAAATCTCAAAACGATACACTACATACATCTACAATTGCTATCCAAAAATACCCTCAGTCAAAAAAAAGTTATTTGGAAGGTTCGCTCTTTCCCATTACCGTTGGCACTCGTACTGTTTCACAAACAGAAAATAATCCTGAAATTCCACTCTACGATACCTCAGGGCCTTATACAGATTTAAATTACTCCGTTTCGCTTGAGCGAGGCCTCCCACCGCTTAGAAAGCCTTGGATTGATAGGAGGCGTTCACAATACCCTAATCATCCCATTACGCAGATTGCCTATGCAAAAAAAGGGATAATTACAGAAGAGATGGAGTATGTTTCTATTAGAGAAACCATGAAGCTAGAGTCTCTTAAGGAAAAAAAAGAATACCAAGCTTTGCTTAGGAGTCACCCAGGCTTTCAGTATCATTCCAAATTGAAACAGATAACTCCTGAAATGGTAAGAGATGAAATTGCCATAGGCCGAGCAATTATTCCTGCTAATTATAAACACCCTGAAATTGAACCGATGATTATTGGCACCAACTTTAAGGTAAAGATAAATTGTAATATTGGTAATTCAGCACTTGGTTCAACGATCAATGAAGAAGTAGAAAAAATGCTCTGGTCGATTTATTGGGGCGCCGATACACTAATGGATTTATCTACAGGAAAAGATATTCACTTAACCAGAGAATGGATTCTGCGTAACTCACCTGTGCCAGTTGGTACGGTGCCTATCTATCAAGCGTTAGAGAAAGTGGGCGGTCATCCTAAAGATCTTTCTTGGGATATATTTAAAGAAGTCCTTATTGAACAAGCTGAGCAAGGCGTTGACTATTTCACACTGCATGCTGGCGTACTACTTAGGTATATCCCATTGACTGTAGAAAGAATGACTGGAATAGTTTCGCGAGGAGGCTCAATAATGGCACAATGGTGTTTATCACATCACGAAGAAAATTTTATTTATACCCACTTTAATGAAATATGTGAAATAATGCGTGCCTATGATGTTACTTTTAGTTTGGGAGATGGATTACGCCCCGGTTCAATTGCTGACGCTAATGACGAAGCGCAATTTGCTGAATTGCGTACACTTGGCGAGCTCACAAAAATTGCTTGGGAGAATGATTGTCAGGTTATGGTTGAAGGACCCGGTCATGTACCATTGCAAAAAATAGAAGAGAATGTAACAAAACAAGTTCTCCAATGTCATGGAGCACCTTTTTATACACTAGGTCCACTAGTGACTGACATAGCACCAGCCTACGATCATATAACTTCTGCGATAGGTGCTGCTAATATTGGTTGGTATGGTACTGCTATGCTTTGTTACGTAACACCAAAAGAGCACTTAGGATTACCAAATAAACAGGATGTTCGAGATGGAATTATCGCTTATAAAATCGCAGCCCATGCTTCTGATCTAGCAAAAGGCTTTCCTTTTGCTCAATTAAGAGATAACGCACTTTCAAAAGCTCGTTTTGAGTTTAGATGGGAAGATCAATACAATCTTTCGCTTGACCCATTGCGTGCCAAAGAATTTCATGATCAAACATTGCCAAAAAAGGCACATGCAACAGCTCATTTTTGTTCAATGTGCGGACCTAAGTTTTGCTCAATGAAACTTAGCCAAGACGTTCAAGCTGAATTTAAGAAAAAAGCCGATGAATTTAAAAAATTAAAAACCAACTCTGTTTATATTGTGTCCTAG